One Brassica napus cultivar Da-Ae chromosome C2, Da-Ae, whole genome shotgun sequence DNA window includes the following coding sequences:
- the LOC106422802 gene encoding 3-ketoacyl-CoA synthase 19, with protein sequence MELFSLPSLFLLSTLFVFYISKFLNKRSQRNCYMLHYECFKGKDERKLDTETCAKVVERNKHLGLEEYRFLLRTMASSGIGEETYGPINVLQGREASPTLLDAYSEMDEIMFETLDKLFHKTKGFVSPSDIDILVVNVSLFAPSPSLTSRVINRYKMREDIKSFNLSGLGCSASVISIDIVQRIFETRENAFALVVSTETMGPHWYCGKDRSMMLSNCLFRAGGSSVLLTNAARFKNRALMKLVTVARAHVGAEDEAYSCCMQMEDKDGHPGFLLTKYLKKAASRALTKNLQVLLPRVLPVKELIRYAIVRAIKRRTTTKRESTSSGIGLDLKTGLQHFCIHPGGRAIIEGVGTSLGLTEFDIEPSRMALHRFGNTSSGGLWYVLGYMEAKKRLKKGDKILMMSMGAGFESNNCVWEVLKNLDGKNVWEDSMDRYPELSKIPNPFVEKYDWINDDTMSFIRV encoded by the coding sequence ATGGAGCTCTTTTCACTCCCTTCTCTGTTCCTTCTCTCCACACTCTTCGTCTTCTACATCTCCAAGTTTCTCAACAAAAGAAGCCAAAGAAACTGTTACATGCTTCACTACGAGTGCTTCAAGGGCAAAGACGAGAGAAAACTCGACACCGAGACGTGCGCCAAGGTCGTTGAACGAAACAAGCACTTAGGTCTCGAAGAGTACAGGTTCCTTCTACGCACGATGGCTAGCTCAGGGATCGGAGAAGAAACCTATGGCCCGATAAACGTCCTCCAAGGCAGGGAAGCCTCTCCTACTCTCCTCGACGCTTACTCCGAGATGGACGAGATCATGTTCGAAACCCTAGACAAGCTTTTCCACAAGACAAAAGGCTTTGTCTCTCCTTCCGACATAGACATTCTCGTCGTCAACGTCTCTCTCTTCGCTCCGTCTCCTTCTCTGACCTCGCGCGTCATCAACAGATACAAGATGAGAGAAGACATCAAATCCTTTAACCTCTCGGGGCTAGGGTGTAGCGCGAGCGTTATATCGATAGATATAGTGCAACGCATTttcgaaacgcgggaaaacgcgtttgcGCTCGTGGTGAGCACCGAGACGATGGGTCCTCACTGGTATTGCGGTAAAGATAGGTCGATGATGTTGTCAAACTGTTTATTCCGTGCTGGAGGAAGCTCTGTGCTGTTAACCAACGCGGCTAGGTTCAAGAACAGGGCTCTGATGAAGCTAGTGACTGTGGCACGTGCCCACGTAGGGGCTGAAGACGAGGCTTACTCGTGCTGCATGCAGATGGAGGACAAAGATGGCCACCCAGGGTTCCTCCTAACGAAGTACCTTAAAAAAGCAGCTTCTCGTGCCCTAACCAAGAACCTCCAAGTCCTCCTGCCAAGAGTCTTGCCAGTCAAGGAACTGATCCGCTACGCGATAGTACGTGCGATTAAACGAAGAACCACCACAAAAAGAGAGTCTACGAGCTCGGGGATAGGTCTAGACTTGAAGACAGGGCTGCAGCATTTTTGTATTCACCCTGGAGGAAGAGCTATTATCGAAGGGGTCGGAACAAGCTTAGGGCTCACGGAGTTTGATATTGAGCCGTCGAGAATGGCGCTTCATAGGTTCGGTAATACATCCTCTGGTGGTTTGTGGTATGTTCTTGGTTATATGGAAGCTAAGAAGAGGTTAAAGAAAGGTGACAAGATACTAATGATGAGTATGGGAGCTGGGTTCGAGTCTAACAACTGTGTTTGGGAGGTTCTTAAGAATCTTGATGGTAAAAATGTTTGGGAAGATTCCATGGATCGATATCCTGAACTGTCCAAGATCCCTAACCCGTTCGTTGAGAAGTATGACTGGATCAATGATGATACCATGAGCTTTATTCGTGTTTGA